From one Melioribacteraceae bacterium genomic stretch:
- the alaS gene encoding alanine--tRNA ligase encodes MTSKEIRQSFLDFFKEKEHRIVDSAPVVPHGDPTLLFTNAGMNQFKDVFLGTGSREYKRAADTQKCIRVSGKHNDLEEVGYDTYHHTFFEMLGNWSFGDYYKEEAIIWAWELLTDVWKLPKERLWATVYRTDDEADKIWKTKTDINPDHVLRFDEKDNFWEMGDTGPCGPCSEIHINVSDDYDNPKWVNAGDPKCIEIWNLVFIQNNRDENGKLHDLPAKHVDTGMGFERVCAVLQKKSSNYDTDVFTPIIDAIAKLSKVEYKNEKDQIAMRVIADHVRTLTFAIADGATPGNEGRGYVLRRILRRAARYGRNINLKEPFIYKLVDTVVNNMGYYFTELKDQKANVKKIIKAEEESFNKTLDRGIELFDEISKKTNVNSEKLISGDDAFKLYDTFGFPLDLTMVMAREKGFSVDEKRFNELMNQQKDRARKSTKDKQGTHKVEINDLNQFELTENKPTQFTGYDELISEAEILGINNQNGDTLVILDKSPFYVEAGGQIDDEGYLEIDDKKLPVVGLSKLEGKIIHVIEKENNVELKPGQKVKAVVDSSRRWDIMRNHSATHFLHRALREVLGNHVQQSGSYVGPDRLRFDFTHFEKVNLEELERIENIVNEKLLQNIPMTHHKDTPFEQAKKMGALMFFGDKYGDKVNVVQFGDYTMEFCGGTHVKNSSQIGLFKIVSESSIASGVRRIEAVTGHGVEEFIKKQEDRIQKSEVRINELIEEKKKLEKEIAKLQLEEKLGGIDDIISNPEDINGIKLFKGKVEVTGIDELKSMGDELRNKMKSGVGFLISQVEDKVQMVCVVTDDLVKDKKIAAGKIVGETAKVVGGGGGGRPHMATAGGKDIDKIDDALAKLNEIVASL; translated from the coding sequence ATGACTTCGAAGGAAATTAGACAATCATTTTTAGATTTCTTCAAAGAAAAAGAACATAGAATTGTTGACAGCGCACCCGTAGTTCCGCATGGCGACCCGACTTTATTATTTACAAATGCCGGAATGAATCAATTTAAAGATGTGTTTCTTGGAACCGGTTCTCGAGAATATAAACGTGCGGCCGATACTCAAAAGTGTATTCGAGTAAGCGGTAAACATAATGATTTAGAAGAGGTAGGTTACGATACTTATCATCATACATTTTTTGAAATGTTGGGAAATTGGTCGTTTGGCGATTACTACAAAGAAGAAGCAATCATTTGGGCTTGGGAGTTATTGACCGATGTTTGGAAACTTCCAAAAGAAAGATTATGGGCAACCGTTTACAGAACCGATGACGAAGCTGATAAAATTTGGAAGACTAAAACTGATATTAATCCAGATCATGTTTTACGGTTTGATGAAAAAGATAATTTCTGGGAGATGGGAGATACAGGTCCTTGCGGTCCATGTTCCGAAATTCATATAAATGTTAGTGATGACTATGATAATCCCAAATGGGTAAATGCCGGTGATCCGAAATGTATTGAAATTTGGAATCTCGTTTTTATTCAAAACAATCGTGACGAAAACGGAAAACTTCATGATCTTCCCGCTAAGCATGTTGATACCGGAATGGGATTTGAACGCGTTTGCGCGGTTCTTCAAAAGAAATCCTCAAATTATGATACCGATGTTTTTACGCCAATAATTGATGCCATCGCAAAACTTTCAAAAGTAGAGTACAAAAACGAAAAAGATCAAATCGCAATGCGTGTAATCGCTGACCATGTCCGCACATTAACATTTGCGATCGCCGATGGCGCAACTCCCGGTAACGAAGGAAGAGGTTATGTGCTTCGCAGAATTTTAAGACGCGCTGCACGTTACGGAAGAAATATAAATCTGAAAGAACCATTTATTTATAAACTTGTTGATACTGTCGTTAATAACATGGGTTACTATTTCACAGAACTCAAAGATCAAAAAGCAAATGTGAAAAAGATAATTAAGGCAGAAGAAGAAAGTTTTAACAAGACTCTAGATAGAGGAATTGAACTTTTTGATGAGATCAGTAAAAAGACAAACGTCAATAGTGAAAAGTTAATTAGCGGTGATGATGCATTTAAACTTTATGATACATTCGGCTTCCCACTTGATCTTACAATGGTAATGGCACGTGAAAAAGGATTTAGTGTTGATGAAAAACGATTTAACGAATTAATGAACCAACAAAAAGATCGAGCAAGAAAATCAACAAAAGATAAGCAGGGCACACACAAAGTTGAAATCAATGATTTAAACCAATTCGAATTAACCGAAAACAAACCCACACAATTTACCGGTTATGACGAATTGATCTCGGAAGCAGAAATTCTTGGAATAAATAATCAAAATGGTGATACGCTTGTTATTCTTGATAAATCACCGTTTTATGTTGAAGCGGGCGGACAAATAGACGACGAAGGATATTTGGAAATAGACGATAAAAAATTGCCCGTTGTTGGTTTATCAAAACTCGAGGGAAAAATTATTCATGTAATAGAAAAAGAAAATAATGTTGAACTTAAACCCGGACAAAAAGTTAAAGCAGTGGTTGACTCTTCGCGCCGTTGGGATATCATGCGTAATCACTCAGCGACTCACTTTTTACACCGAGCCCTTCGTGAAGTATTAGGTAATCATGTTCAACAATCCGGTTCATATGTTGGTCCGGATCGATTACGATTTGACTTCACTCATTTTGAAAAAGTAAACCTGGAAGAATTGGAAAGGATTGAGAACATTGTTAACGAAAAACTTCTTCAAAATATTCCGATGACACATCACAAAGACACTCCCTTCGAACAAGCAAAAAAAATGGGAGCCTTAATGTTCTTTGGTGATAAATACGGAGATAAAGTTAACGTTGTTCAATTCGGTGATTACACGATGGAATTCTGCGGAGGAACTCACGTTAAAAATTCATCACAAATTGGTTTATTTAAAATCGTTAGTGAATCTTCAATTGCTAGTGGTGTAAGAAGGATTGAAGCGGTTACGGGTCACGGCGTTGAAGAATTTATTAAAAAGCAAGAAGACAGAATACAGAAGTCAGAAGTCAGAATAAATGAATTGATTGAAGAAAAAAAGAAACTTGAGAAAGAAATTGCAAAACTTCAACTTGAAGAAAAACTTGGCGGTATAGACGATATCATTTCTAATCCAGAAGATATAAACGGTATAAAACTCTTCAAAGGAAAGGTAGAAGTAACCGGAATCGATGAACTAAAATCGATGGGCGATGAATTACGAAATAAAATGAAATCCGGCGTTGGATTTTTAATTTCACAAGTTGAAGATAAAGTACAAATGGTTTGTGTTGTTACTGATGATTTAGTAAAAGACAAAAAAATTGCAGCGGGAAAAATTGTCGGAGAAACCGCAAAAGTTGTCGGAGGTGGTGGAGGCGGAAGGCCACATATGGCAACAGCCGGCGGTAAAGATATTGATAAAATTGATGATGCTCTTGCTAAATTAAATGAAATTGTAGCTAGTCTATAA